The Medicago truncatula cultivar Jemalong A17 chromosome 4, MtrunA17r5.0-ANR, whole genome shotgun sequence genome includes a region encoding these proteins:
- the LOC120579901 gene encoding probable protein phosphatase 2C 68: protein MSLVNILKQVADDMERDIKRCARENTELDKIGSSCLVALIWGERLYILNIGDSRLLLGSELGNTEIIKAKQLSTDHNCKNELIRIKVQKQHPDSKILNKDSCKITRVIGDAHLKRECNSSAEPEIISRDIEKCDRCIIIASHGFWKLMSNEQTALIVERNRQQGIAKKLLREALKEAAKRKEIDYEQLMKKAEGPEGKHIYHEDITVIVVFLNKKNWWRKDIQNMSYRGFRNTTVKSVFAYDY from the exons ATGTCTTTGGTGAACATTCTGAAACAAGTTGCTGATGACATGGAAAGAGATATTAAGAGGTGCGCGAGAGAAAACACCGAGCTAGACAAAATAGGTTCTTCATGTTTAGTGGCTTTGATATGGGGAGAGAGACTTTATATCCTAAACATTGGGGATTCTAGACTATTGTTGGGGTCAGAATTAGGAAACACGGAGATTATAAAAGCCAAACAACTGAGTACTGATCATAATTGCAAAAACGAGCTAATCAGGATAAAAGTTCAGAAACAACATCCAGATTCAAAGATTTTGAACAAAGATAGTTGCAAG ATTACTAGAGTTATTGGAGATGCACACCTGAAGAGAGAGTGCAATTCGTCAGCTGAACCAGAAATCATTTCAAGAGACATAGAGAAGTGTGATAGGTGCATTATCATTGCATCACACGGATTTTGGAAACTCATGTCAAATGAACAAACAGCTTTAATTGTTGAGAGAAATCGGCAACAA GGAATTGCAAAAAAGCTTTTGAGGGAAGCTCTAAAGGAGGCTGCTAAGAGAAAAGAAATTGACTATGAACAGCTTATGAAGAAAGCTGAGGGACCTGAGGGAAAACATATATACCATGAAGACATAACGGTCATTGttgttttcttaaacaaaaagAATTGGTGGCGCAAAGACATACAAAACATGTCTTACAGGGGTTTTAGAAATACAACAGTGAAATCTGTATTTGCATATGATTATTGA